A genomic segment from Planctomycetia bacterium encodes:
- a CDS encoding ferritin-like domain-containing protein, whose translation MAAKTLTTLQDLLTLELKDLYSAEQQILKALPEMIKAATSKKLQAALKEHLTVTEHHVERLQQACDEVGVSPKGHKCAAMEGLLKEGEEIVKQKGKAADSVLDAAIISAAQRVEHYEIAGYGTAATFAKLLGFEGAGTLLGETLEEEKNADVSLTELAESEINAEAVEAEA comes from the coding sequence ATGGCCGCCAAAACCCTCACCACGCTGCAAGACCTGCTTACGCTCGAATTGAAGGACCTCTACAGCGCCGAACAACAGATCCTCAAAGCGCTGCCGGAAATGATCAAAGCGGCCACGTCGAAGAAACTTCAAGCCGCGCTGAAAGAGCATCTCACCGTCACGGAACATCACGTGGAGCGACTGCAGCAAGCTTGCGACGAAGTCGGCGTTTCGCCCAAGGGGCACAAGTGCGCCGCGATGGAAGGCTTGTTGAAGGAAGGCGAAGAAATCGTCAAGCAAAAGGGGAAGGCCGCGGACTCCGTGCTGGACGCCGCGATTATCTCCGCCGCTCAGCGCGTCGAGCACTATGAGATCGCCGGCTATGGCACTGCCGCCACGTTCGCCAAGCTGCTCGGCTTCGAAGGCGCCGGCACGCTCCTCGGCGAAACGCTGGAAGAAGAGAAGAACGCCGACGTGTCGCTGACGGAGCTCGCCGAATCGGAAATCAACGCCG
- a CDS encoding DUF1328 domain-containing protein encodes MLHWALVFLVVALVAALFGFTGIYAAASGIAQILFFLFIVLFIVSLISGAVSRRSP; translated from the coding sequence ATGTTGCACTGGGCACTGGTCTTCCTGGTCGTGGCGTTGGTCGCGGCGCTGTTCGGATTCACGGGCATCTATGCGGCGGCCTCCGGCATCGCGCAGATCCTGTTCTTCCTGTTCATCGTGTTGTTCATCGTGAGCTTGATCAGCGGGGCGGTCTCTCGCAGATCTCCTTAG
- a CDS encoding CsbD family protein — protein MIDQATLQGSWNQVRGKLREKWGQLTDDDLARFDGNVEQLVGKIQRKTGEAKQSVEHFLEELSNGSASVMQRAEGYVHQAAEQVRDTTQRVRDGVGNGYAKAEGMVQSRPAESVVVAFGCGLAVGIGVALLLGRDRPSDTLWNRSRETGEGLARRMVDAVASRCS, from the coding sequence ATGATTGATCAAGCAACCCTTCAAGGAAGCTGGAACCAGGTGCGCGGAAAGCTGCGCGAGAAATGGGGACAGCTCACCGACGACGACCTCGCGCGGTTCGACGGCAACGTCGAACAGCTCGTCGGCAAGATTCAACGCAAGACCGGCGAGGCCAAGCAAAGCGTCGAGCACTTCCTGGAAGAGCTGAGCAATGGCAGCGCATCGGTGATGCAGCGGGCCGAAGGCTATGTTCACCAGGCCGCGGAGCAAGTCCGCGATACGACGCAACGCGTCCGCGACGGCGTCGGCAATGGTTATGCCAAGGCCGAGGGCATGGTGCAGTCACGTCCCGCCGAGAGTGTCGTGGTGGCCTTTGGCTGCGGGCTGGCCGTAGGCATCGGCGTCGCTCTGCTGCTGGGACGTGACCGACCGTCGGACACCCTCTGGAACCGCTCGCGTGAAACAGGCGAAGGCCTTGCTCGGCGCATGGTAGATGCCGTGGCTTCACGCTGTTCCTAA